In the genome of Gloeotrichia echinulata CP02, one region contains:
- a CDS encoding Uma2 family endonuclease produces the protein MTASVEQNVNKDAKIPPLESGDRLTRYEFERRYHAMPDTKKVELIEGVVYVASPLRFNSHGKPHANLIGWLWNYKIATPGVELGDNSTVRLDLDNEPQPDVVLLIDELLGGQARISSDDYIEGAPELIAEVAASSAANDLYDKKKVYRRNGVKEYIIWQSLDNKLDWFSLHNGEYVSLEPDAEGVIKSRVFPGLWLDVQALRTGEMTQVLAVLQNGLNSQEHQGFVQQLSNHA, from the coding sequence ATGACAGCCTCAGTAGAACAAAACGTTAACAAAGACGCCAAAATTCCGCCGTTAGAAAGCGGGGACAGACTCACCCGCTACGAATTTGAGCGCCGGTATCACGCTATGCCGGATACTAAAAAAGTAGAACTAATAGAAGGAGTCGTCTACGTGGCCTCACCATTACGTTTCAACAGTCATGGAAAACCCCATGCGAATCTTATCGGCTGGTTGTGGAATTACAAAATTGCTACTCCAGGTGTGGAGTTAGGCGATAATTCCACAGTCCGTCTGGATTTAGATAACGAACCCCAGCCTGATGTTGTGTTATTGATTGATGAACTATTGGGTGGTCAAGCACGTATCAGTAGTGATGATTATATTGAAGGCGCACCAGAATTAATTGCAGAAGTTGCAGCCAGCAGCGCCGCAAATGATTTATATGATAAGAAAAAAGTCTACCGTCGTAATGGTGTTAAAGAATATATTATCTGGCAAAGTTTAGACAATAAACTTGATTGGTTTAGCTTACACAATGGCGAATATGTGTCATTAGAACCCGATGCTGAGGGAGTAATAAAAAGTCGCGTCTTTCCCGGTTTGTGGTTAGATGTGCAGGCGTTACGCACCGGAGAAATGACGCAAGTTTTAGCAGTGCTACAAAATGGTTTAAACTCCCAAGAACATCAAGGATTTGTGCAGCAGCTATCAAACCATGCTTAA
- a CDS encoding type II toxin-antitoxin system VapC family toxin translates to MTDFWIDANVLLRFLTGEPPQLAERALRLIQRAEQGEITLRLSPIVVAEVVWVLSSFYKYSRRQITDVLLPLIASDGIALDEIQQVTAALNLMASANVDFVDAYLAEIARQTGGTVVSFDKDFRRLGIFWIEPD, encoded by the coding sequence ATGACTGATTTTTGGATAGATGCTAATGTTTTGCTTCGCTTTCTCACAGGAGAACCTCCCCAATTAGCAGAACGTGCTTTGAGACTAATACAAAGGGCTGAACAAGGAGAAATAACCCTCAGACTTTCACCAATTGTAGTTGCAGAAGTCGTTTGGGTATTGAGTTCATTTTATAAATATTCTCGTAGGCAAATAACTGACGTTTTGTTACCCTTAATTGCATCTGATGGTATTGCATTAGATGAAATACAACAAGTAACTGCAGCCTTAAATCTTATGGCTAGTGCAAATGTTGATTTTGTTGATGCGTATCTTGCAGAAATTGCTCGTCAAACAGGTGGAACCGTAGTTTCTTTTGATAAAGATTTTAGGCGTTTAGGAATTTTCTGGATTGAGCCAGATTGA
- a CDS encoding type II toxin-antitoxin system VapC family toxin — MRQLLDTHTLIWFVMGDPRINLSLRSQIENNDNLLSIASVWEMAIKYSIGKLTLAPSFNEFIEQQIITNGIELMPITLEHIAVITTLPLHHRDPFDRMLIAQAIVENIPILSADQIFDAYPIKRLW; from the coding sequence ATGAGACAACTACTGGATACTCATACTTTGATTTGGTTCGTTATGGGAGATCCAAGAATCAACCTTAGTTTGCGATCGCAAATTGAAAATAATGATAATCTGTTGAGTATTGCCAGTGTTTGGGAAATGGCAATCAAGTATAGTATCGGTAAACTCACACTCGCCCCTAGCTTTAACGAATTTATAGAACAGCAAATAATTACGAATGGGATTGAATTAATGCCAATCACATTAGAGCATATTGCTGTGATCACTACACTACCCCTTCATCATCGTGACCCGTTTGACAGAATGTTGATTGCACAAGCGATAGTGGAAAATATACCTATACTGAGTGCTGATCAGATTTTTGATGCCTATCCCATTAAACGTTTATGGTGA
- a CDS encoding DUF2281 domain-containing protein: MTQITLAEAVLHLPDLVEAALGGEEIIIIKDNQQAVKLSPVLPVKRRPTFGSAKGLVTIADDFDEPLEDFKEYME, encoded by the coding sequence ATGACGCAAATTACTTTAGCGGAAGCAGTTTTACATTTACCTGACTTGGTTGAAGCAGCACTTGGTGGTGAGGAAATTATCATCATCAAAGATAACCAACAAGCTGTAAAATTAAGTCCTGTATTACCAGTTAAACGCCGTCCCACATTTGGTAGCGCCAAGGGACTTGTGACAATTGCTGATGATTTTGATGAACCACTTGAAGATTTTAAGGAATATATGGAATGA
- a CDS encoding ribulose bisphosphate carboxylase small subunit encodes MQTLPKERRYETLSYLPPLSDAQIAKQIQYILSQGYIPAIEFNETSEPTELYWTLWKLPLFNARTTQEVLNEVQACRSQYSSNYIRVVGFDNIKQCQILSFIVHKPSRY; translated from the coding sequence ATGCAAACTTTACCAAAAGAGCGTCGTTACGAAACCCTGTCCTACCTTCCACCCCTGTCTGACGCTCAAATTGCGAAGCAGATCCAGTACATTTTGAGCCAAGGTTACATTCCCGCGATTGAGTTTAACGAAACTTCTGAGCCTACAGAATTATACTGGACACTGTGGAAGCTGCCTTTGTTCAATGCTAGAACCACTCAAGAAGTATTGAACGAAGTTCAAGCTTGTCGTTCTCAGTATTCCAGCAACTACATCCGTGTTGTGGGTTTTGACAACATCAAGCAGTGTCAAATTCTCAGCTTCATCGTTCACAAACCCAGCAGATACTAA
- a CDS encoding type II toxin-antitoxin system ParD family antitoxin: protein MQIVLPPEVEAIVQRQVAQGKYANALEVILAGVKLLEQQEDIYQGRLKELQEAAQIGLEASSRGEVVDGPTAMAQIRANLRSRYTLPEELSAI from the coding sequence ATGCAAATCGTTTTACCTCCTGAAGTTGAGGCTATAGTACAACGCCAAGTAGCCCAAGGTAAATATGCGAACGCTCTCGAAGTTATCCTCGCTGGGGTTAAACTCTTGGAGCAGCAAGAAGATATTTACCAAGGAAGATTAAAAGAGCTTCAAGAAGCAGCGCAGATAGGATTGGAGGCGTCTTCGCGAGGTGAAGTTGTTGATGGTCCGACTGCAATGGCACAAATTCGAGCCAATTTGCGTTCTCGTTACACTTTACCAGAAGAATTGTCAGCAATTTAA
- a CDS encoding AAC(3) family N-acetyltransferase, which produces MDDRESKIILSTPSPRTRQTLATDLFNAGLTPGMTVIVHSSLSSLGWVCGGSVAVVQALMDVITPDGTIVMPTHSGDLSDPATWEAPPVPSEWWPIIRETMPAFDPKVTPTRGMGQIVEAFRTWQNVVRSSHPAVSFAAWGNQSEKIVSHHSLDNSLGENSPLARLYDLNAWVLLLGVGYDSCTSFHLAEYRIGQKERVNRGAPILENGQRVWKVYTDIEFEDDCFVEIGEALEKTGDVKFSTVGLAKIKLFSIINAVDFAVNWLTTNNK; this is translated from the coding sequence GTGGATGATAGAGAATCAAAAATAATACTTAGCACACCATCACCGCGCACTCGCCAAACTCTGGCTACAGACTTGTTCAATGCAGGACTAACTCCAGGTATGACGGTAATAGTACATTCTTCTCTGAGTTCACTGGGATGGGTTTGTGGTGGTTCAGTTGCAGTGGTTCAGGCTTTGATGGATGTGATTACTCCTGATGGGACTATAGTAATGCCTACCCATTCAGGTGATTTGTCTGACCCTGCTACATGGGAAGCACCACCAGTCCCCAGTGAGTGGTGGCCGATTATCCGTGAAACTATGCCGGCTTTTGATCCAAAGGTGACTCCTACACGAGGTATGGGTCAAATTGTTGAAGCTTTCCGAACTTGGCAAAATGTAGTGCGGAGTTCTCATCCAGCGGTTTCCTTTGCAGCTTGGGGAAACCAGTCTGAAAAAATCGTCTCCCATCATTCTTTAGATAATTCTTTGGGAGAAAATTCACCCTTAGCTCGTCTCTATGATTTGAATGCTTGGGTGCTGTTATTAGGAGTTGGGTACGATAGTTGTACCAGTTTTCATTTAGCGGAGTATCGCATTGGTCAAAAAGAGCGAGTGAACAGAGGTGCGCCAATTCTAGAAAATGGACAGCGAGTCTGGAAAGTTTATACAGACATTGAGTTTGAGGATGACTGTTTTGTGGAAATAGGCGAAGCTTTGGAAAAAACTGGTGATGTCAAATTCTCTACAGTTGGTTTGGCAAAAATCAAATTATTTTCTATCATAAATGCTGTTGATTTTGCAGTTAATTGGTTGACAACTAATAATAAGTGA